The genomic window TTCAGCAGTACAGTTATGGTTCCCGGGAAGAAGAAAGTACAGATCCCTGCGGTGAAGTAATTGATCACAAGGGCTGGTAGGGAACGGACACCGAAATGACTGAAGGACCGTAATACCACGAACATCATGGCATTGCAGAAAATACTAATCAGCAGCCAGATCATTCCGACCGGTAGATATGCAAGTGGTCGAGTCCGGATTTATGTTGTCCGGCCGGAGGAACAGGCAGGGATGGGCCTTTCACTCCGCTTCCCAGTTTCAGGGGTGCCGTGAACACCCGTGCTTCATCCCAATTGTTTCCCTGAATGAAACTATTCACCAGTTCCCTGCCTCCCTCTACAATGATGGATTGAATGTTCAGTTTATATAATTCCCCTAGTATCCTTGGAATAACTTCTTCCAGGAAATCCACCTGCACAAAATCAATATTAGGCTCGGAGTGATGAGAGGACGCAGTGAAAACAATTGTTTTTTGTGTTTTGTCGAATACGCGGTAATGGTCAGGGATTCTCAGGTCTTTGTCTACCACCACCCGCAAAGGATTACGGCCCTTAACATGTCTGACGGACAAACTGGGATTGTCCATGAGCGCTGTTGTGGTCCCCACCATTATAGCCTGCTCTTCCGAGCGCCAGCGGTGAACGGTGATGTTCGATTCATTACAGGTAATACGTTCCTGGTTTCCCACTTCTGCCATGGACCGTTTCCGGTCAATGTAACCGTCAGCACTCCTGGCCCATTTGAGTATCACATAC from Bacteroidia bacterium includes these protein-coding regions:
- the ribD gene encoding bifunctional diaminohydroxyphosphoribosylaminopyrimidine deaminase/5-amino-6-(5-phosphoribosylamino)uracil reductase RibD, with translation MNCGGTIRINLKAVDEIWMKRCLELAANGLGCVAPNPMVGAVLVRDGEVVGEGFHREFGGPHAEVEAIQTAGKGVDLSTCTLYVSLEPCCHQGKTPPCTDLILSKKIKKVVVGTTDPNPLVAGQGLEQLRRSGIDVISGVLENECRELNRRYFTFLNKQRPYVILKWARSADGYIDRKRSMAEVGNQERITCNESNITVHRWRSEEQAIMVGTTTALMDNPSLSVRHVKGRNPLRVVVDKDLRIPDHYRVFDKTQKTIVFTASSHHSEPNIDFVQVDFLEEVIPRILGELYKLNIQSIIVEGGRELVNSFIQGNNWDEARVFTAPLKLGSGVKGPSLPVPPAGQHKSGLDHLHIYRSE